Within Nitrospira sp. MA-1, the genomic segment AAAATCCCCTTGTTCAACGGGCCGTTGGAATCAAGATTGTATGAATTTCAGATGGTGGCCGGAGGTAACCGGAAATCGGCCAGGCAGGCCAGGCAACAGGCGGTGAATAACCCCGGACTTAAATGAGAGGTTTTCCGGCCATGTTTAAAAGCGAGACCCAGACATCTTCAATGCATCGCAGCACATAGATCCATTCGTCGCAGGTCTTCGGTCGTTTGAATAGATGACAATTGGGAGGGAAGGGAAAATCTTTCGATTGACGTGGAGCCTCCTCCGAAAACAACGCCACCGGAATGGACTGTAAGCGGCGGTCGCGCTGGAGTCCCTTAATAATCTCTTCTCCCGTCACATCGGGGAGATGATTGGAGAGAAAAATCAGGTCGGGTTGTGGGGCATCCATAAAGGGATATTCCTGATTTAAAAAGGACATGGCTTGTTCGCCGTCCTCGGCCTCAAGAATTTCCACACAGATGATTTGGGCTACCGTCAGGGCTTCCTTGAGGGCTTCTATCTGGGCCGTATCATCCTCAATCGTCAGGATCTTTATTGTGTTTTTGACGGCTCCGCGCATTATCCGATGCCCATCTTTCTGGTTGAAAATG encodes:
- a CDS encoding response regulator, which produces MRGAVKNTIKILTIEDDTAQIEALKEALTVAQIICVEILEAEDGEQAMSFLNQEYPFMDAPQPDLIFLSNHLPDVTGEEIIKGLQRDRRLQSIPVALFSEEAPRQSKDFPFPPNCHLFKRPKTCDEWIYVLRCIEDVWVSLLNMAGKPLI